A single genomic interval of Electrophorus electricus isolate fEleEle1 chromosome 4, fEleEle1.pri, whole genome shotgun sequence harbors:
- the bend7 gene encoding BEN domain-containing protein 7 isoform X3 yields the protein MEFAERRRSRKSQSFKLINDQDYGHEFDSADHNDTDSEPLDASESEVWLGEEGMEIKRQITGMMRLLSDKAGRVYQRATREGDALKQEPQEEVLGWPVSQNQAPGEPQNPWSPTPPVSQYDTRSKTQKMLNNSKSRDLVLPPVPATVTTGSTCCMCNCKSTLQAILLELRTMRKLMQTQRGSQEKHCSVSSTCSSYSSAPRKRSHKRRAVHKVTALTPPSARTATPPYPPLISERVDETSPQEMQSRERPEHSLSVTHLCATTPSSLYTLNRGQNSTEPEVRLAEDYDVFIPKAQLDSILVNYTRSGSLLFRKLVCAFFDDTTLANSLPNGKRKRGLNDHRKGLDQNIVGAIKVFTEKYCTANRIEKLPGPRDWVQILQDQIKLARRRLKRAETTTDCDEIYNRIHTDKTGMDCIQAESQVAMENT from the exons ATGGAGTTTGCAGAGAGGAGACGGAGCAGGAAATCGCAGAGCTTTAAACTGATAAATGATCAAG aTTATGGTCATGAATTTGATAGTGCAGACCATAATGATACAGACAGCGAACCCCTGGATGCCTCTGAGAGTGAAG TCTGGCTAGGTGAGGAAGGCATGGAAATTAAGAGACAAATCACAGGCATGATGCGGCTGTTGAGTGACAAGGCAGGACGGGTGTACCAACGGGCAACAAGAGAAGGGGATGCCCTTAAGCAGGAACCCCAGGAAGAGGTTCTCGGCTGGCCTGTGTCTCAGAACCAAGCTCCTGGAGAGCCCCAGAACCCCTGGAGCCCAACTCCACCAGTGTCCCAATATGACACTCGCTCTAAAACCCAGAAGATGCTTAACAACTCCAAAAGCAGAG ACTTGGTCCTGCCCCCAGTGCCTGCCACCGTGACAACTGGCTCCACCTGCTGCATGTGCAACTGCAAGAGCACTCTGCAGGCCATTCTGCTGGAGTTGCGCACAATGAGGAAACTGATGCAGACTCAGCGAG GCTCCCAGGAGAAACATTGCTCTGTGAGCAGCACCTGCTCCTCCTATTCCTCTGCTCCCAGGAAGAGATCTCATAAGAGGAGGGCAGTTCATAAAGTGACAGCTTTAACTCCACCCTCTGCAAGGACTGCCACACCCCCATACCCTCCCCTTATTTCTGAACGTGTTGATGAGACATCCCCTCAAGAAATGCAGTCTAGAGAGAGGCCTGAACATTCCCTTTCGGTCACCCACTTATGTGCCACGACGCCATCATCTCTTTACACTCTAAATAGAGGTCAAAACTCCACTGAG CCGGAGGTGCGGTTAGCGGAGGATTATGACGTGTTCATCCCGAAGGCACAGTTGGATTCCATCCTAGTGAACTACACACGCTCAGGCAGTCTTCTCTTCAGGAAGCTGGTGTGTGCCTTCTTCGATGACACCACACTGGCCAACTCCCTGCCAAAtggcaagagaaagagaggcctGAATGACCACCGCAAAGGGCTGGACCAGAACATAGTGGGAGCCATCAAAG TGTTCACAGAGAAGTACTGCACGGCAAACAGAATTGAGAAGCTTCCTGGTCCACGAGACTGGGTTCAGATCCTTCAAGACCAGATCAAACTGGCTCGACGACGCTTAAAAAGAG CAGAGACAACTACGGATTGTGATGAGATATACAACAGGATACATACAGATAAAACAG GTATGGATTGCATACAAGCAGAAAGTCAGGTTGCTATGGAAAATACTTAA
- the bend7 gene encoding BEN domain-containing protein 7 isoform X2 — MEIKRQITGMMRLLSDKAGRVYQRATREGDALKQEPQEEVLGWPVSQNQAPGEPQNPWSPTPPVSQYDTRSKTQKMLNNSKSRDLVLPPVPATVTTGSTCCMCNCKSTLQAILLELRTMRKLMQTQRGSQEKHCSVSSTCSSYSSAPRKRSHKRRAVHKVTALTPPSARTATPPYPPLISERVDETSPQEMQSRERPEHSLSVTHLCATTPSSLYTLNRGQNSTEPEVRLAEDYDVFIPKAQLDSILVNYTRSGSLLFRKLVCAFFDDTTLANSLPNGKRKRGLNDHRKGLDQNIVGAIKVFTEKYCTANRIEKLPGPRDWVQILQDQIKLARRRLKRAETTTDCDEIYNRIHTDKTVLHKTKWSSVEKTGLCAFISCHTKRTLSNNIQKGPSFQSFILNTHTLYKNKKVFVTPPLLCKQCISTVTL, encoded by the exons ATGGAAATTAAGAGACAAATCACAGGCATGATGCGGCTGTTGAGTGACAAGGCAGGACGGGTGTACCAACGGGCAACAAGAGAAGGGGATGCCCTTAAGCAGGAACCCCAGGAAGAGGTTCTCGGCTGGCCTGTGTCTCAGAACCAAGCTCCTGGAGAGCCCCAGAACCCCTGGAGCCCAACTCCACCAGTGTCCCAATATGACACTCGCTCTAAAACCCAGAAGATGCTTAACAACTCCAAAAGCAGAG ACTTGGTCCTGCCCCCAGTGCCTGCCACCGTGACAACTGGCTCCACCTGCTGCATGTGCAACTGCAAGAGCACTCTGCAGGCCATTCTGCTGGAGTTGCGCACAATGAGGAAACTGATGCAGACTCAGCGAG GCTCCCAGGAGAAACATTGCTCTGTGAGCAGCACCTGCTCCTCCTATTCCTCTGCTCCCAGGAAGAGATCTCATAAGAGGAGGGCAGTTCATAAAGTGACAGCTTTAACTCCACCCTCTGCAAGGACTGCCACACCCCCATACCCTCCCCTTATTTCTGAACGTGTTGATGAGACATCCCCTCAAGAAATGCAGTCTAGAGAGAGGCCTGAACATTCCCTTTCGGTCACCCACTTATGTGCCACGACGCCATCATCTCTTTACACTCTAAATAGAGGTCAAAACTCCACTGAG CCGGAGGTGCGGTTAGCGGAGGATTATGACGTGTTCATCCCGAAGGCACAGTTGGATTCCATCCTAGTGAACTACACACGCTCAGGCAGTCTTCTCTTCAGGAAGCTGGTGTGTGCCTTCTTCGATGACACCACACTGGCCAACTCCCTGCCAAAtggcaagagaaagagaggcctGAATGACCACCGCAAAGGGCTGGACCAGAACATAGTGGGAGCCATCAAAG TGTTCACAGAGAAGTACTGCACGGCAAACAGAATTGAGAAGCTTCCTGGTCCACGAGACTGGGTTCAGATCCTTCAAGACCAGATCAAACTGGCTCGACGACGCTTAAAAAGAG CAGAGACAACTACGGATTGTGATGAGATATACAACAGGATACATACAGATAAAACAG TGCTTCACAAGACCAAGTGGAGCTCTGTTGAGAAAACAGGACTGTGTGCCTTTATCTCATGCCATACTAAGAGGACCCTCTCCAACAATATTCAAAAAGGACCTTCTTTccaaagttttattttaaacacacacacattatataaaaacaaaaaagtatttgTTACCCCCCCTTTGCTTTGTAAACAATGTATCAGTACTGTAACCCTATGA
- the bend7 gene encoding BEN domain-containing protein 7 isoform X1 — translation MEFAERRRSRKSQSFKLINDQDYGHEFDSADHNDTDSEPLDASESEVWLGEEGMEIKRQITGMMRLLSDKAGRVYQRATREGDALKQEPQEEVLGWPVSQNQAPGEPQNPWSPTPPVSQYDTRSKTQKMLNNSKSRDLVLPPVPATVTTGSTCCMCNCKSTLQAILLELRTMRKLMQTQRGSQEKHCSVSSTCSSYSSAPRKRSHKRRAVHKVTALTPPSARTATPPYPPLISERVDETSPQEMQSRERPEHSLSVTHLCATTPSSLYTLNRGQNSTEPEVRLAEDYDVFIPKAQLDSILVNYTRSGSLLFRKLVCAFFDDTTLANSLPNGKRKRGLNDHRKGLDQNIVGAIKVFTEKYCTANRIEKLPGPRDWVQILQDQIKLARRRLKRAETTTDCDEIYNRIHTDKTVLHKTKWSSVEKTGLCAFISCHTKRTLSNNIQKGPSFQSFILNTHTLYKNKKVFVTPPLLCKQCISTVTL, via the exons ATGGAGTTTGCAGAGAGGAGACGGAGCAGGAAATCGCAGAGCTTTAAACTGATAAATGATCAAG aTTATGGTCATGAATTTGATAGTGCAGACCATAATGATACAGACAGCGAACCCCTGGATGCCTCTGAGAGTGAAG TCTGGCTAGGTGAGGAAGGCATGGAAATTAAGAGACAAATCACAGGCATGATGCGGCTGTTGAGTGACAAGGCAGGACGGGTGTACCAACGGGCAACAAGAGAAGGGGATGCCCTTAAGCAGGAACCCCAGGAAGAGGTTCTCGGCTGGCCTGTGTCTCAGAACCAAGCTCCTGGAGAGCCCCAGAACCCCTGGAGCCCAACTCCACCAGTGTCCCAATATGACACTCGCTCTAAAACCCAGAAGATGCTTAACAACTCCAAAAGCAGAG ACTTGGTCCTGCCCCCAGTGCCTGCCACCGTGACAACTGGCTCCACCTGCTGCATGTGCAACTGCAAGAGCACTCTGCAGGCCATTCTGCTGGAGTTGCGCACAATGAGGAAACTGATGCAGACTCAGCGAG GCTCCCAGGAGAAACATTGCTCTGTGAGCAGCACCTGCTCCTCCTATTCCTCTGCTCCCAGGAAGAGATCTCATAAGAGGAGGGCAGTTCATAAAGTGACAGCTTTAACTCCACCCTCTGCAAGGACTGCCACACCCCCATACCCTCCCCTTATTTCTGAACGTGTTGATGAGACATCCCCTCAAGAAATGCAGTCTAGAGAGAGGCCTGAACATTCCCTTTCGGTCACCCACTTATGTGCCACGACGCCATCATCTCTTTACACTCTAAATAGAGGTCAAAACTCCACTGAG CCGGAGGTGCGGTTAGCGGAGGATTATGACGTGTTCATCCCGAAGGCACAGTTGGATTCCATCCTAGTGAACTACACACGCTCAGGCAGTCTTCTCTTCAGGAAGCTGGTGTGTGCCTTCTTCGATGACACCACACTGGCCAACTCCCTGCCAAAtggcaagagaaagagaggcctGAATGACCACCGCAAAGGGCTGGACCAGAACATAGTGGGAGCCATCAAAG TGTTCACAGAGAAGTACTGCACGGCAAACAGAATTGAGAAGCTTCCTGGTCCACGAGACTGGGTTCAGATCCTTCAAGACCAGATCAAACTGGCTCGACGACGCTTAAAAAGAG CAGAGACAACTACGGATTGTGATGAGATATACAACAGGATACATACAGATAAAACAG TGCTTCACAAGACCAAGTGGAGCTCTGTTGAGAAAACAGGACTGTGTGCCTTTATCTCATGCCATACTAAGAGGACCCTCTCCAACAATATTCAAAAAGGACCTTCTTTccaaagttttattttaaacacacacacattatataaaaacaaaaaagtatttgTTACCCCCCCTTTGCTTTGTAAACAATGTATCAGTACTGTAACCCTATGA
- the prpf18 gene encoding pre-mRNA-splicing factor 18 isoform X2 codes for MMDILKAEIARKRKLIEEKELVDDSKKYFKRADLARKEEEIYYKKCGYKPDEKKEEAVTPSTSATPELELTEEKLPMTLSRQEVIRRLRERGEPVRLFGESDYDTFQRLRKIEILAPEVNEGLRNDLKAAMDKIDQQYLNEIVGGQEAGEVDTQHDLKVHEENTTIEELEALGESLGTGDDMRDMDIIDKVLRFLLGVWAKELNGREDHVKRSVQGKLASATQKQTESYLTPLFRKLRKKNLSADIKESITDIIKFMLQREYVKANDAYLQMAIGNAPWPIGVTMVGIHARTGREKIFSKHVAHVLNDETQRKYIQGLKRLMTICQKHFSTDPSKCVEYNAL; via the exons ATGATGGATATTCTGAAAGCGGAGATTGCGAGGAAGAGGAAACTAATTGAAGAGAAAGAACTCGTTGAC GATTCAAAGAAATACTTCAAGCGAGCTGATCTTGCCCGAAAAGAGGAAGAAATCTACTATAAAAAATGTGGATATAAG ccagatgagaagaaggaggaggccGTGACACCGTCCACTTCAGCCACCCCTGAGCTGGAGCTCACAGAGGAGAAGTTACCAATGACCCTCTCCCGACAGGAG GTGATCCGGCGTCTGAGGGAGCGTGGCGAGCCAGTGCGTCTGTTTGGAGAGTCTGACTATGACACCTTTCAGAGGCTCCGGAAGATCGAAATCCTCGCACCCGAAGTGAACGAG GGCTTGAGGAATGATCTGAAGGCGGCTATGGATAAGATCGATCAGCAGTACCTGAATGAGATTGTGGGGGGCCAGGAGGCTGGAGAGGTGGACACGCAGCATGATCTCAAGGTGCATGAAGAGAACACCACCATTGAGGAGCTGGAG GCTCTAGGGGAGTCTCTGGGCACTGGGGATGACATGAGAGACATGGACATCATAGACAAAGTGCTGCGG TTCTTGTTAGGTGTATGGGCTAAAGAACTAAACGGCAGAGAGGACCATGTTAAGCGCAGTGTACAGGGAAAGTTGGCCAGTGCCACCCAGAAACAAACTGAATCTTACCTCACGCCTCTCTTCAGAAAACTTAGGAAGAAG AACCTGTCTGCAGATATTAAGGAATCAATCACAGACATCATTAAGTTTATGCTGCAGAGGGAATATGTAAAG GCAAATGATGCGTACCTGCAGATGGCAATAGGAAATGCTCCATGGCCCATCGGTGTGACCATGGTAGGCATTCACGCTCGTACTGGCCGAGAGAAGATCTTCTCCAAACATGTGGCTCATGTTCTCAACGATGAAACTCAGAGAAAGTACATCCAG GGTTTGAAGAGACTAATGACAATCTGTCAAAAGCATTTCTCGACAGACCCTTCAAAATGTGTAGAATACAATGcgctctga
- the sephs1 gene encoding selenide, water dikinase 1: protein MSVREAFNPESYELDKNFRLTRFTELKGTGCKVPQDVLQKLLESLQENHYQEDEQFLGAVMPRLGIGMDTCVIPLRHGGLSLVQTTDYIYPIVDDPYMMGRIACANVLSDLYAMGVTECDNMLMLLGVSNKLSEKERDKVMPLIIQGFKDASEEAGTSVTGGQTVLNPWIVLGGVATTVCQPNEFIMPDNAVPGDVLVLTKPLGTQVAVAVHQWLDIPEKWNKIKLVVTQEDVELAYQEAMLNMARLNRTAAGLMHTFNAHAATDITGFGILGHAQNLARQQRSEVSFVIHNLPVLAKMAAVSKACGNMFGLMHGTCPETSGGLLICLPREQAARFCAEIKSPKYGEGHQAWIIGIVEKGNRTARIIDKPRIIEVAPQVATQNVNTTPGTTS, encoded by the exons ATGTCAGTGCGGGAGGCTTTTAATCCAGAGAGTTATGAGCTGGATAAAAACTTCAGGCTGACACGCTTCACAGAGCTCAAGGGCACTGGCTGCAAAGTGCCTCAGGATGTGCTTCAGAAACTTCTGGAGTCTTTGCAGGAGAATCATTATCAGGAAGATGAGCAGTTCCTTGGAGCAGTTATGCCCAGACTGG GCATTGGCATGGACACCTGTGTAATTCCCCTGAGACATGGGGGACTTTCATTAGTGCAGACAACAGACTACATTTACCCTATAGTAGATGACCCATATATGATG GGCAGAATCGCATGTGCCAACGTCTTGAGTGACCTATATGCTATGGGAGTGACTGAGTGTGATAATATGTTGATGCTGTTGGGTGTTAGTAACAAACTCTCAGAAAAG GAGCGAGACAAGGTAATGCCGCTGATTATCCAGGGTTTTAAGGATGCATCTGAAGAAGCTGGAACCTCAGTGACTGGTGGTCAGACTGTGCTTAACCCATGGATAGTCcttgggggtgtggctacaactGTGTGCCAACCAAATGAGTTCATTAT GCCAGATAACGCAGTTCCAGGTGATGTCCTGGTTCTTACCAAACCTCTGGGCACTCAGGTGGCTGTAGCAGTGCACCAGTGGCTGGACATT CCAGAGAAATGGAACAAGATTAAGTTAGTAGTAACCCAGGAGGATGTGGAGCTAGCTTATCAAGAGGCCATGCTAAACATGGCCAGACTCAACAGAACAG CGGCGGGTCTGATGCACACATTTAATGCACACGCTGCCACTGACATCACGGGTTTCGGGATCTTGGGGCATGCTCAGAACCTCGCCCGGCAGCAGCGAAGTGAGGTCTCTTTCGTCATTCACAACCTGCCTGTCCTCGCCAAGATGGCTGCTGTGAGCAAAGCCTGTGGAAACATGTTCGGCCTCATGCACGGCACCTGCCCAGAGACCTCAG GAGGCTTGCTCATCTGTCTTCCACGGGAGCAAGCTGCACGATTTTGCGCTGAGATCAAGTCCCCTAAATACGGCGAGGGCCACCAGGCATGGATCATCGGCATCGTGGAGAAGGGCAACCGCACGGCTCGCATCATTGACAAGCCACGCATCATCGAGGTTGCCCCGCAGGTGGCTACGCAGAACGTCAACACCACACCAGGAACGACGTCCTAA
- the prpf18 gene encoding pre-mRNA-splicing factor 18 isoform X1, whose amino-acid sequence MMDILKAEIARKRKLIEEKELVDDSKKYFKRADLARKEEEIYYKKCGYKVALEQPVTQPDEKKEEAVTPSTSATPELELTEEKLPMTLSRQEVIRRLRERGEPVRLFGESDYDTFQRLRKIEILAPEVNEGLRNDLKAAMDKIDQQYLNEIVGGQEAGEVDTQHDLKVHEENTTIEELEALGESLGTGDDMRDMDIIDKVLRFLLGVWAKELNGREDHVKRSVQGKLASATQKQTESYLTPLFRKLRKKNLSADIKESITDIIKFMLQREYVKANDAYLQMAIGNAPWPIGVTMVGIHARTGREKIFSKHVAHVLNDETQRKYIQGLKRLMTICQKHFSTDPSKCVEYNAL is encoded by the exons ATGATGGATATTCTGAAAGCGGAGATTGCGAGGAAGAGGAAACTAATTGAAGAGAAAGAACTCGTTGAC GATTCAAAGAAATACTTCAAGCGAGCTGATCTTGCCCGAAAAGAGGAAGAAATCTACTATAAAAAATGTGGATATAAG GTAGCTCTTGAACAGCCTGTGACACAG ccagatgagaagaaggaggaggccGTGACACCGTCCACTTCAGCCACCCCTGAGCTGGAGCTCACAGAGGAGAAGTTACCAATGACCCTCTCCCGACAGGAG GTGATCCGGCGTCTGAGGGAGCGTGGCGAGCCAGTGCGTCTGTTTGGAGAGTCTGACTATGACACCTTTCAGAGGCTCCGGAAGATCGAAATCCTCGCACCCGAAGTGAACGAG GGCTTGAGGAATGATCTGAAGGCGGCTATGGATAAGATCGATCAGCAGTACCTGAATGAGATTGTGGGGGGCCAGGAGGCTGGAGAGGTGGACACGCAGCATGATCTCAAGGTGCATGAAGAGAACACCACCATTGAGGAGCTGGAG GCTCTAGGGGAGTCTCTGGGCACTGGGGATGACATGAGAGACATGGACATCATAGACAAAGTGCTGCGG TTCTTGTTAGGTGTATGGGCTAAAGAACTAAACGGCAGAGAGGACCATGTTAAGCGCAGTGTACAGGGAAAGTTGGCCAGTGCCACCCAGAAACAAACTGAATCTTACCTCACGCCTCTCTTCAGAAAACTTAGGAAGAAG AACCTGTCTGCAGATATTAAGGAATCAATCACAGACATCATTAAGTTTATGCTGCAGAGGGAATATGTAAAG GCAAATGATGCGTACCTGCAGATGGCAATAGGAAATGCTCCATGGCCCATCGGTGTGACCATGGTAGGCATTCACGCTCGTACTGGCCGAGAGAAGATCTTCTCCAAACATGTGGCTCATGTTCTCAACGATGAAACTCAGAGAAAGTACATCCAG GGTTTGAAGAGACTAATGACAATCTGTCAAAAGCATTTCTCGACAGACCCTTCAAAATGTGTAGAATACAATGcgctctga